AGCGGATCCAGTGGGTTCTGCTTCGGCCTGCCCATGCGCGCCAGAGGTTGGGGCTTGTCACCCGTCGGTCCCAGAGGATGGGGGGATGGCTTGGGATTGCCCGTTACCTGGGTTCATGTTGTGAGGTGGGGAATTGACACGGTCGACTAGAACGTCAGATCTGTCAGAATCAAGATTCTCGTGGGCTTGGGTGTTGCGAGTTGTGTCAGCGGACCTGCGGAGCTCGGCAATCTCTGCTTCGAGCCTGGCTTGGGCTTCGGTTAATGTCTTGATTGCCTCGTCGGACCGCTGCTGGCTTGCTTCCAGTAGACGACACATTCTTTCGATCTGGTCGCTCATGTCCGCCGGAGGGACGTTTTGTGCAACTGGGCCCGAAACTCCGTTGCCTTTGGGTGGCATGACTTCTGAGTTTGCAGCGGATCTTGATTTCTTGGTTCGACGACGTGGCTAAGGCCGAAACGTTTatcgttcccacagacggcgccaattgttggagcaacaatttgtctttctatttATGGAGGTAAAGACCCGACAATGTTTGGCAACTTGCTTCTTCTCCGGTGATGAAATctgcctttgactcgtcgggatttcctgcaagaaagacactccgatgcttaagtcagttcaaagttcgatccccttttttcttctcaaaatctcatatttataagaTGAAATATACAAAACAGTTAGTTGGTTCAAGTGGACCCTGAAAATGAGGAAGGAGAATAActaaatttccctccaaaaatatcAGCTTTTAAGATGTCTCGCTCAGAGGTCAGAGGCGCGGATTGCCTCTGACCTACAGCTTCTGCCTTTGGAACACCTCTTTGTCTAAACGCTCCGTTTTGAATATTTGACAAATGAGGCAAGTGTTTtcgggccgaacattttgggcccaacatatatatatatatatttttgtaataattgTAAAAAAATCTAATTGTCACGATAAGTCAATTACCTCGTTAAATTATGGCTCTAATTAAACGTCAATTTTTTTCCCTCTTTTTTCTTTGGATGACATGCTCCGAACTCCAAAGCTTCAGTTGACTTTTTTCCCAATTACGTATACAACAAatccattaaaaaaaatagtaactatttattattttcttagtcaaaaataaattaaaagaaataattaTTATGTACCAAGTCCCATAATGATTTGATGAAAGAATTATGAACCCGTAAATAATCAAAATACGCAAAAGTTATATCTATATGGTAAATATAACATGAGCCGTAAAAGAGAACGGTTTGCTTAGTTTGCAAACTACAAAGCACGTGACGTAACCTGACTTGAAGGGCTGTTTGGACATTGAGTAACAGATGTAACACACTCATGGCTACGTACCACTTCTTATTTCTTTAAGGATATACTGTACATTACTTTCAACTTACAAGAAGATCCATTTTACTCAACCAAATTAGATCGTATCAACTATATTGTACCTCACATGCGTACGGAAATTGAAATTACCAGTACTTTTGTTAAACTAATCTGTTTAATATATATACTAATTAAGATTCGACTATTTAAGGCATACATTTAGTATAGATATCGTGATTCAAGATGGGATATATGTAAAGTCACCACTATATaatattttatcattaatttaGTTGTATTTCGTTTACTTGTAAGAGTGGTTGAAAAACTTGAATAGTATCTGAAGTGTTAAGCAATTGGTACTTGACAAAGTCAAGCTATCTAAATTGACATCACATTCATATTCGTGGGATATGGTTTTCCTTCCCCGCAAACACCGACCCATATTTGACCCATAACTTTTAGCATGTCAATTAACAAATCTAATCACTTTTACACTACCCTTAATATAAGAAGGATTAATTTGAACCTATATAATTTGCACTAACTATATTTTCGAAATATAGTAATATGGTGCATTTGAATCCCTAAATCATCGCACTCTATAATATTATGGACTAAATATTTACGCAAAGAGAATTTCATTTGATGCTTGGTAAACGATATTAAGTGCTGATCAAGCTAACATGGGCCCAATGTCTAGTTAGGCAACCTTATATTATACAGTATATTGACTTGCATTCATATATAACAAgtcaaataaattttaaaagaaGGCCAGCCTATCAACCTTCTCTGTTCATTATTTCCTTACACAAGGGAAGCTGGTCTCTTAGATATATGAGTCATATATGACCCTTATAGAGCAAACCCAATTAGCCATTCTGTTACCAAGGTCACAAGCAAAACAAAAATATGACCTTGAGAAATGTTATTTTGGTTGTTGTAATATGCTTAGTACtaattttttctttgatttttccaACCGTTTTATCAATTAGAAGCCAACAAAGCAGCAGCCTAACTCAGTGGTGCGACGAAACCCCGCACCCGGGACCATGCAAGTTCTACATGTCTCACGGCCACCACCGTTTCGGGCAGCCGAAACAGCCCTCCGATTTTCGAAAGATACTCGTTCAAGTTGCCATTGAGAGAGCCTTAGAAGCCAGACGACATGCGTTTCAATTGGGTCCTAACTGCGAGAGCAAACCACAAAAGTCTGCATGGGCTGATTGTTTAAAGCTCTACGACGATACTGTATTCCAACTCAACCGAACCCTCCAAGGACTCGACACCAAAAAGAGATCTTGTACGGACTTCGATGCCCAAACTTGGCTAAGCACAGCTCTCACAAATATTGACACTTGTCTAGCCGGGTCGTTGGAGCTGAACGTTACCGATTTCATAATGCCCATAGCGTCAAACTACAACGTTTCGGAGTCTATAAGCAACGGCTTAGCCATAAACGCTGGGCTTGTGGACAAGAAAGAATCCGAAGTCAGTACTGATGAGGATTTTCCTAGTTGGGTTTCGGAGACCGAAAGACGGCGGTTGTTGAAGGCCTCGCCGTCGTCAATAAAAGTGAACCTCGTGGTGGCCAAAGACGGTTCGGGACATTTCCGGTCAGTTCAGGCTGCTATAAACGCTGCAGCCAGGAGGAGAATCCATAATAGATTTGTTATTCGCGTCAAAAAAGGTATATATAGGGAGAATATTGAGGTTGGGATTAATAATGACAATATTATGCTAATGGGCGATGGCTTGAGAAAGACGATTATCACCAGTAGCCGTAGCGTAAAGGCTGGCTACACCACCTATAGCTCTGCCACTGCAGGTACTCGATTGATTCCACATTCTTCATCATTTAAAAATTAAGATAAAAAAGAGTTTTGTCTTCATTAGTGTTTGAATAATATTGTCAAATAATGTCAATACTTAATAATTAGCATAAAGACACCACTAAAATCATTCCTAATAGTGCAAAATACCCCATTTTGTTTGGTAAGTCCCTCATGTCAAGTTTGGTACTATAACAACAGTTAATGTACCAAACAAAGTTAAGTATTTTCACATGAGTTGAAACTATGAAAAACTATAGTACGTAGTGTACCAAAATTAGTATCTTTTGTTGCTGTATAACTAATTTCCCCAAAATATTTTTGACTTTAGGCATTGATGGTCTTCGTTTCATTGCTCGTGGGATCACATTCCAAAACACTGCTGGCCCACAAAAGGGCCAAGCAGTGGCACTGAGGTCAGCCTCTGATCTCTCAGTCTTCTATCGATGTGCCTTCCAAGGCTACCAAGACACTCTCATGGTCCACTCTCAAAGACAGTTCTATAAAG
This genomic interval from Humulus lupulus chromosome 8, drHumLupu1.1, whole genome shotgun sequence contains the following:
- the LOC133798005 gene encoding probable pectinesterase/pectinesterase inhibitor 59 produces the protein MTLRNVILVVVICLVLIFSLIFPTVLSIRSQQSSSLTQWCDETPHPGPCKFYMSHGHHRFGQPKQPSDFRKILVQVAIERALEARRHAFQLGPNCESKPQKSAWADCLKLYDDTVFQLNRTLQGLDTKKRSCTDFDAQTWLSTALTNIDTCLAGSLELNVTDFIMPIASNYNVSESISNGLAINAGLVDKKESEVSTDEDFPSWVSETERRRLLKASPSSIKVNLVVAKDGSGHFRSVQAAINAAARRRIHNRFVIRVKKGIYRENIEVGINNDNIMLMGDGLRKTIITSSRSVKAGYTTYSSATAGIDGLRFIARGITFQNTAGPQKGQAVALRSASDLSVFYRCAFQGYQDTLMVHSQRQFYKECYIYGTIDFIFGNAAVVFQNCIIYVRRPLKGQVNVITAQGRNDPYQSTAISIHNSQVRAAPDLLPVVGGFKTFLGRPWKQYSRTIFLKCFLDNLVSPAGWLEWNRTPFALKTLYYGEYKNFGPASSTRRRVRWPGFHVITSAKVASQFTPGSLISGKSWLPSTGVPFKLGL